TTCCCACAGTTAATTTTCTTCAGCAATCCAGAAGCAGACGCAGCAACCTTAGCCAACCCATCAACTCGCCGCACCGTTTAATTTCAAGCTTTGGTTTTCCACTAAACTGATCATTTCTGTGCCTCTCTCGTTTCTTATCTGGCATTGAAGCGGGCTTCGGATTTGGCTTTGACATTGGCATGGGGGCAGGCGAAGGCGAGAGAAATCCATTATGTTTCAGTTCCAACCAAATTCTCATAGCATCCTTTTTCTCAATGGAACCGGCAGCACAATGATCTAacgtttcaaaaaaaaaaaaaaaaaaacaaatgaactcTGCAATTTCACAAATCTCATCACTCATCACTCATCCCTCACTCCTTATTACGTTTCTTGTATACACACTGCAACGAACTGCTACCTTGCTAACCTTCACTAGCAAACTCTAACTAACAATCGATATATCACATATTTTTACTTCTTAATCAATAGCTAACTAACCTTCTTCGGCTGTAATTCCATTACTGTTACCTTCTTCCAGGACTAGGAGCCTATCCATCCTCTGCCACTTCTTCTATCATATTCCTTCATGCTACGTTGATGTCTATGTGCATACTTCTTCCCACATCTAAAACATAGCCCCAGCCTCTCCTCTCCTCGTATAAGTTCTAGAGTTTTGTCTTGAACCATGATGCCATTCTTTTTCTAAATGATTAAAAGTCTTTGGTGGTGGTTTACTTGGTTATCGATCCATGCTATATGAGAGAACAGTTCTTGGATTGAATAGGCTCTTATTAGTCATGGTATTATTGGATTCCTCTTGCCACTTAGCTTGTTCAAAAGCTTGTATATATCGACATTGTAGGTTGGAGAATCTTAAGCATTTGCCTTAtatcctcttgaagtccacttataaaacttgaaatgtagTAAGATTATGGTTAAAAAGGAATCAAAGCATTCATTAAAGACTTGAGTTCTTCAAATCTTTCAACATATTCATCCACACTTTTGTCTTGTGCTAGCTTATTGAGTTCTTCCACCACATTCTCTCCATTACCAAATCTTATACACAAAGCCCATGTAAATTCCTCCCAAATTGCCAAATTTTCTCCTGCATACAAAAACCCTTCAAACCAAATCTTTGCCTTGCCATCCAGGTACACTGATCGATGCTAGCTCAACCCACTGTTGTACTGGGATGTAGTTCAGCTTAAAGAAATTCTTGCATTTTCTTATCCAGTTTCTAGGATTTTCTCCATGGAGATTTGACAGATCAATTCTTTGCATTGCCATATTGTGCCCCACCCGTGATATGCCTTGACCACCGGAGCAatcgcttttttttttattcataagcCCATCACCTCGTGGATTCATCATCTGACTTGGAATAATACCTTCAGTTGAGGTGTTAACTCTATCAGCTTCTTGACTACCTGATTTGCTTTCAACATAGCCACCATAGCTTCCAATTATGAACTGATCTAATCGAGTTTTTCACCATGCTTCTCTGTAGGTGTATTGCATCTGTTCATCCACCTTAATTTCTACCATGCTCCTTTAGAGccttgattttattgttttctatcaTATTTTGATTGTTCAAGAACACAAACaacctttctttttccttggaaaATGGCTCCGATACCAATTATTATGGCTGGACCATAACAAGTAGAAGTTCCAGAAATGAAGAGATCTAGAATAAGAAGAAACGAGAGGAAGAAAGACTATGCAGATGTCTGCAATTACTCATCCCTCACTCGTCCAGCCTACTGCTACGTACCCTGCTAATCTTTACTAATTAACAATTAATCAATCAGATGTTAGAGAATAATTACTTGTTTATAATTATAAGGCCATAAAACAAAAGTGGCACGGGACATGCAAGCGTGGAGTGGCTCAAAAGATGGTCCGAAGGAagctaaaatataattacttcTTCATGGAATACACACGCACACACGCACTACTAACAAGTACATATATATAGACAGTGGTCACTGCAAATTAAGCAAACATACAACGAGAGCTAATCATCACAAGAAAAAGATTCAGCGCTGAGTCGGTCAAAAACACTTGCATGCACATGAAAAACCCTAGTTGAAATTTACAACTGGTTGGCAATTTAATACATGGAAATATCTTTCATCAAAAACAGTGTACGGACACTAAAACCAAATTTATAAAACCTAATTTGGCCGAGATTTGCGTGGTAGCTTGGGAGTGAAAAGACTGTTGCCggaacaatatttttatagttttgtctCTCATACTAAAAATCTTAACCACGAGTACAGAGCCCGATCATTactaaaataatcaattacaattaacttttttcttattttaattgcaCGGTggaacaattaaaaatttattagaagcgaaagaaaattaatattggCATCAAGAGACATTTTTTTATCTTcgcaatggttttttttagttgctATGAAGgataatttagtatttgattaaatataaaaaaataaaaaacataataaaatgatcaaaaaaccttgaaagtcaacaaattaaaattgaccTCAGGGGTTTCTTTGGTCTtttcatgatgttttttttttatattattgttagGTCAACTAAAAAGCTAAAAAGATGAGAGGACATGTGGCTCACTCTTCAACGTGTGGGAGGAGACACCTAATagcatctaaaaatataaatttatcatattattgGAAGCGTCACCACTTTCTTTTTATGGTGGTGTAGCGCATGTCGATGGTGGCGGTTCGGTTTATTGTTGGTGagccttttctctctctctttctctattcTTCTAtgaaaattataacttaattctTTTCGTTGTTGGTATTTGAACTTTAGTCCTCATCCTTAGatatctaatttttattcttaatttttttacaaaaattttatttatttttaattttatctatcatTTTCCACATgttattttaacatttatagCCTCTGTCATTTATAGCTGTCagtataaaattcaaaactggCCATCGCATTGTTGGAAATGTAAGActataaaggaaaaaatttctgctaagatttgttcctttacattttagtaaaataatgtTAATGTAATTTCAAACAGGAAGTTCTTGGTTCATCTATGTGAGCTTgaatagaataaaattattaatttttggtTAAGGGAATTAAACCAgcttaattaaattaagaagatattaaaagtatttattttacaaaCTAATTTTGTCATTACATTCTTGGCTCCACCGCTAATTAAGTCTTGTCTTTTCCTTCTTCAcactaatcttttatttttcatattctcCGAGCAACATCAAGCAATTATTTTCAAATGCTTTCATCAACCAACgatgaaaaatatatcatttaaggGTGAAATTAAGGCAGGATCGATCAGTCCTTGAaagcaattaatttaattatttcaatggatTTTTTTAGTGGGTAATTAATTGCGTTGATAAGCCCTCAAGATTTGTGTTAGTGGGTAATTAATTGCGTTGATATTGCAAGTGAAACCTACTTGTTCTACGGCAGAAGTTTCTTAAATATCTTTAATagagagataaagaaaaaacttataattaacctctttcaaatattaatttgtcttatttaaaatgaaaaaacctaCATCAACGtctcaatttcaatttaaatgtCGGTGATGAAATATACACCATCCAAAAGATGAGATATACATAACCTTTCAATGAAATAAGACTTTCTTAGCTCTCTTTTACAAAAATGATTTTAGtgtgaaaaaacataaaatttataatattttaataatttttttattaatacggATGTTCAAGCCAGCTTGCGTGTACCTTGACTATTCTCATGagctctaaagttaacgactatataaatCTCCAGTGACTCTAAAGATTGTGAGATTCGAATTAGTAATATTTAtactttaatgatttttaatagtATAGAAAGTTgattatatcatttaaaaaaaacccaaaaaaccagtaaaatattgatatttattcaatccaaatatattttgaaaattacttaaaaaacctagtaaaaagtattaatatttttatcatctaattaaaaaaataaataaaataaaaaaacaacccgaTGCAATCTTAATAACAGGAGTAAATTAATATATTGGATGAAACAGATCACAAAAACCCACGAAACCGCCGCATGATGGTGTCATTGTCCGAATGAGTGAGTGAAAGAAAAAGAGTCAACTCGAACCCACTCGACCCAGACTCGACTCAACTCGACTACCCTTCCCCTACTTTTCTATGTTTGTTAGGAAAGCGGCGTCAAGTGTCGTGCATGCATCTTTCCTTTTTCCTCTCTCCCCTTCCTTCGCATATTTGCAtgcactctctctctccctctctcattTGTAAAACACACACACTTTGTCTCCTGTCTCTGCCCATAAtaatacaaacaaacaaattaactCGCCGTTACTCTCCTCTTTGACTCacccctcttcttcttcttcttcttcttcttcactcaGTACTAGTCACTGACATTAATGAAGGTAAATTTGCtgaaaaaattgtttcttttttagtttttttgcttaAAGATTTGGGCCTTTTCTTCTATAATTTCTTACTATTGAGGGGTTGTTGAGATTTGGAATTATTCATAATGTTGTGCGTGGAGAGATTGACAAGTTTTGATTCTTGTTTCAATTGAATTGTGGGTTTTGATCAGAAAGGGGTTTTAGGTATTCTTATGATTGGgttttgttgttgatgatgattggTTTGTTATTAGTTGAAagggttgatttttatttatttttttaataaaagaaatgggCACCAAGATTTGCATGAATGCATCGTGTCAAACTACGACGACTCATGAATGGAAGAGAGGTTGGCCTTTGCGATCTGGTGGTCATGCTCTTCTCTGCTTTAATTGCGGgtaatttcctttttcttcttccttgtcGTGGATTTAATTTCCAATGCTAGTAGCTAAGTAGCTTCACAAAGAGCAGTTTGGGGATGTTTTGATTCAAGTTCATCACTTTGTTGTTTCTGCTAATTGGGTTTTGACTTTTCTAGATTTCTGTCATCTGGAGTGTTTTAGTACTTTGCTGTAAGAATCGGTGACATTATGATTATTGTTATTAAGACACCTATATTTAGATAATCAGTACTAGAGTATAACCATCTATATATACGGGCAACTACTTGTTATTATATCGTGGAAAGTCTTGATCTTTAATTATAGCATGTAAGCAGCTAATCATGGCTTATACTCAACGATACAAATCACTCAATCTGTATGTTTCTGCACCGACAGCTACAATGTATTGAATTCTGTCGATGGTATTAACCAGCTGAAGAAAATTGCTGGCCGTCCTAGGAGaacctatcaaattttatctttagcAGAATGAGTCTAAATCAGTAAACTTTGTGTTTGACTGGCAGAAGGACAGTCAGAGGAAGGGGTTGAGCTACAATTATTTCCCATCCTTGCATGTtcgatttttcttttgttctgaTGTAGACAATTGGCTTGTTTTGATAATGAATGAATAATTATTTCCTATCTCATGCATTTGGCTGGTAATGGATCCTTAATTTCAATTTGAATGAATAACCCATTCTCGCATGATATGCAACTGTAGCAAATGTTAAGTTTAGATAGAGATGCTGCCATCTCAGATGCTTTGACAAATCTTAGTAGTTAAGATTTGAACTGGTTCACTTGACAGCTCTTTGAGTTTGATATGCATGGTTTTTCTTTAATGAACTTATGCGATACATGAAGCTTTATAACAATCTCACAGTAGTTTCCATATGCTTCGTGAAATCATGAGACACCTTATTACTTTTGTAGTTTTTGTAACATTTTAACAATTACGCTGGCTGACCTTGTGTGTGCATTACAAGTTGCTTTTACCTTTAACTTAGAAACATCATGTTTCTGATTCATCATTCTATTGATGTCCATGTGTTtacttccatttattttcactAAATCCTTGCTAATTTGACGTGGGTTATATCTTTATTTGTAACTTAGATCTGCATATGAGGATTCCCTTTTCTGTGATACTTTCCACTCTGAGGAACCTGGATGGAGGGAATGCAATATATGCACCAAGGTAAGTTAATGGTCTGGTGGCTTTTACTTTTTCCAAATCCTTCCTTTTGTTTGTTGAACCTTTCTTATATTATATCAACTTATGGCCCTCctccaaaaagaagaagaacagaagAGAAAAATGTCTAATTGAAAATTGTTTCGCAGCGTCTCCACTGTGGATGCATAGCCTCTAAATTTTTGCTTGAACTCTTGGATTATGGGGGTGTTGGGTGTAGTAGCTGTGCAAGGAGTTCTCGACTTCATTCAGTAAGATGAATTGCTTCTAGCATTTCTAATTTGCTGTATGCAGTATGTTTGAATATTAGTTTGATTGGTTTAAACAACTGCTTTTGCTTTTTTACCTTTTCTGGTCATTCTGTCAAAAGTATGAATTATACATAGTTATAGAGGCTCAATAAATTACATGCTACACATGTTTATGGCTTTGAAGACTTTGGTTGTCTTGATGATTCTTCAGAAATAGTTCCAGGATTGCTGACTGTTTGTCACATACAATTTGGTGACAGAAATGATTAATGTGTTCTTGTGAAAAAGCTCGATAGTTGTGGAAGCTTATCCTTAAGCATTTCTAGCTAATAATGTTTGCACGTCCCTATAGATTCTCATGCtcacattttattttcatgacttAAATTTATGGTTATGGTTGTTGTATGAAGGATAATGTATTTTCTTGGCATTTATTTGGTAGCAAGACAGTGTGCTTTTAGTGGTTCTAATCATGTGCtcattcatttgtttttctatttgttcATGCAGATGCAAAGTGATGAGATTCCTAATGGGTATGGCTCATTGACAAGAAATAATGCTGGTGATTTGGAGTCCATTCCTGTTGAAAGCACAGTGGCTACTAATGACTATGATGAGGGAGGACTTGCTCAGTTGTGCAGGCTTATAGAGGCTAGTGAACCCAGCCTATTGCATCCTTCCGAGAGAGCCAACGCTAATGGATGTCTTGGGCAATTCAGACAAGAGGAGATCAGGCATGCAATTGGGGATATTGGCACGGGCTTCTCAAACATGACTCTACCATCAGTTGGATCATCTAAATTCACCAAGCCAGACAATATGAGTTCATTGTTAGACATGAGAGATATGCACTGTTCACTTTCTGAGCCATCTCTGAGTATGGCTTTGGGAGCTCCATCCGGGACTACAAATTTTGCACCCTTTCCTGGTGGGGCTGTTGAAGGAAGGGAACAAGGCAAAACACCTTCTTCCTTTCAGCAGGGACAAAGATCTCGACCAATATTGCCTAAACCCTCAAAACTGGGCCTTTTGTCAAGTTCAGAAAATAATAAAGGTGCAGCTTCTGAGCTACGGATTGCAAGGCCACCTGCTGAGGGGCGTGGAAAGAATCAGTTACTTCCTCGATATTGGCCAAGGATCACTGACCAAGAGCTGCAGCAACTATCTGGAGAGTATCCTTTATTTTAAAGTCTAATTCGTTGGATAAATTTACatttgtgatttcttttttcatcataAATGGATTCAGAATTAGTGGTTTCCTTAAGTATGTTATCTTAAAGTTTGAACTCCAATATTGTGCCATTGTTTGAGAAGATTCTCAGTGCCAGTGATGCTGGTCGAATTGGTCGTTTGGTTCTCCCAAAAGCATGTGCAGAAGTAATACAGCCTGTGCCTTTCTCTTCGTTTCATTTTTTGTTCCTGCTTCCTTCTTTGCATTTGTAGTTgcataaactttaaaatattgCAGGCATATTTTCCTCCTATTTCTCAATCTGAAGGCATTCCCTTAAAGATTCAAGATATAAAAGGGAGAGAATGGACGTTTCAGTTCAGATTTTGGCCCAACAACAACAGTAGGATGTATGTGTTGGAGGGTGTAACCCCTTGCATACAATCTATGCAATTAAAAGCGGGAGATACAAGTATGCTCGGTTACATTCTTGCTTAAAGTAGATATTAATGTCTGAGTTCTCACAACATTTTTTGCACATTGAATCATATTCTGTGATGCTTTATTGTAAAATTCATGCTATTCCTAGCCGGGGGTGGTTGTGtgcttgaatttttatttctattcttGATTAAAGGAAGATGTTAATACATAGCTATTAGGATATATATTGCTTCATTCAAATATAAGCCGTTTAACAATGGTTTGGTTTATGTAGAAACCAATATGGACTAAGATGGCAGTACAGTTGTTTAAATTAATGGAACACAATATAACTAGTATTGGCATGAAAGGAGAGGTTCTCAGCTGCATtacctttttaaatcttatcTATCTGTATGAAATTTGAGTTCTTTCAAACAGAACTAAAGCGCATTGATGTTGCCTTGTTTGATTATTGTATGTTCTATTATGGTTGTCATATTTTTGCATCCTTTAACCTATTGGAATTTGGAGGTAATTATCACTTTCATTTCAAGtgtttctctttctctctaatgTTATCTTatgaatgctattttttttcctattccaGTAACATTTAGCCGGATAGATCCTGGAGGCAAACTTGTCATGGGATTTCGCAAATCAACAAACAACAATGAAGATATACAGGTTGAGCCTTATTGGCATTTTCACTTCATTCTGAATCCTCTTACTTTCAGATGCCATATCTCTTTTTTAATGTGTGAGCGGATTTACATGTACTTTGTACATGCTTGTTGAATGAACAGGACGCCCAGGCATCTG
This genomic interval from Populus nigra chromosome 11, ddPopNigr1.1, whole genome shotgun sequence contains the following:
- the LOC133668728 gene encoding B3 domain-containing transcription repressor VAL1-like, whose amino-acid sequence is MGTKICMNASCQTTTTHEWKRGWPLRSGGHALLCFNCGSAYEDSLFCDTFHSEEPGWRECNICTKRLHCGCIASKFLLELLDYGGVGCSSCARSSRLHSMQSDEIPNGYGSLTRNNAGDLESIPVESTVATNDYDEGGLAQLCRLIEASEPSLLHPSERANANGCLGQFRQEEIRHAIGDIGTGFSNMTLPSVGSSKFTKPDNMSSLLDMRDMHCSLSEPSLSMALGAPSGTTNFAPFPGGAVEGREQGKTPSSFQQGQRSRPILPKPSKLGLLSSSENNKGAASELRIARPPAEGRGKNQLLPRYWPRITDQELQQLSGDLNSNIVPLFEKILSASDAGRIGRLVLPKACAEAYFPPISQSEGIPLKIQDIKGREWTFQFRFWPNNNSRMYVLEGVTPCIQSMQLKAGDTITFSRIDPGGKLVMGFRKSTNNNEDIQDAQASGLPDGTASGETSLSADGYIGWNNSENHGGGINGDLLQQTTAPTEKKRTRNIGPKSKRLLMHSEDAMELRLTWEEAQDLLRPPPSVKPTIVTIEDHEFEEYDEPPVFGKRTIFTSRSPGRQEQWAQCDDCSKWRKLPVDALLPPKWTCSENAWDSSRCTCSVPEEMTPKDLDNLLRVSKDFKKRRILESQKRFQNCEPSGLDALASAAVLGDNLDDSGEPSVGATTKHPRHRPGCTCIVCIQPPSGKGKHKPTCTCNVCMTVKRRFKTLMLRKKKRQSEREAETSQKDNMDRKESEANGTMSHEVLPINNPETEVGQSKMQTEKTETSAGQIDLNCHPNREDMPLDMPGLSTMNLVDLANTPLDNYIKQNGLSSLVWDQEGGQAQHSGESLRRLSDEAFLASIGWTQESRRD